One Pichia kudriavzevii chromosome 3, complete sequence genomic window carries:
- a CDS encoding uncharacterized protein (PKUD0C11260; similar to Saccharomyces cerevisiae YGL078C (DBP3); ancestral locus Anc_6.204) yields MSDIELKDKKRKHDESGDSLKKKSKKDKRDKKEKKEKKEKKEKKEKKEKKEKKEKKEKLKETTTAAESVHTDQEDIDKFLKDNEITIENGEKTGIQPLITFDSLKNYNIEPKILKSLSKFEKPSPIQASAWPFLFKGHDIVGVAETGSGKTLGFGVPAIQHILNTKSKKLKVLVVSPTRELATQIYDNLKELTDSVGLRCVCVYGGVPKDQQRTDIAKSQCVIATPGRLVDFINDGSIDLSSVDYLVLDEADRMLEKGFEEDIKLIIKSVSSNNRQTLMFTATWPKEVRELASGFMKNPIKVNVGNRDELTANKRIKQIVEVIDPYDKEKRLIQLLHQYQSKNKDDKILIFALYKKEASRIERTLNYKGFQVAALHGDLSQVQRQQALESFKRGECNLLLATDVAARGLDIPNVKVVINLTFPLTIEDYVHRIGRTGRAGKTGIAHTLFTDHEKHLAGALGNVLRGADQEVPDELMKFGSHTKKKTHSAYGAFFKNVDTTKKAKKITFD; encoded by the coding sequence atgagTGACATTGAATTGAAGgacaagaagagaaagCACGATGAGAGTGGagattctttgaagaagaagtcaaagaaagacaaaagggacaaaaaggaaaagaaggagaagaaggaaaagaaggaaaagaaggaaaagaaggaaaagaaggaaaagaaggaaaagaaggaaaaactcaaagaaACTACAACTGCTGCTGAGTCAGTTCACACTGATCAAGAggatattgataaatttctcaaagataatgaaatcactattgaaaatggtgagAAAACCGGTATCCAGCCGTTAATTACATTCGACTCACTGAAAAACTACAATATCGAGCCAAAAATTCTAAAGTCCTTGTCTAAGTTTGAAAAGCCATCACCAATTCAAGCCTCTGCATGGCCATTCCTTTTCAAAGGTCACGATATTGTGGGTGTTGCAGAGACAGGTTCAGGTAAAACTCTAGGTTTTGGTGTCCCTGCTATCCAACACATATTGAAtaccaaatccaaaaaGCTCAAGGTCTTGGTTGTTTCTCCAACAAGAGAACTAGCGACTCAAATTTAtgataatttgaaagaGCTAACGGATAGTGTTGGATTACGTTGTGTCTGCGTCTATGGTGGTGTTCCAAAAGATCAGCAAAGAACTGATATTGCAAAAAGTCAATGTGTCATTGCAACTCCTGGTAGATTAGTTGATTTCATTAACGATGGATCTATTGATTTGAGCTCCGTCGActatttggttttggatGAAGCTGACAGAATGTTGGAAAAGggttttgaagaagatatcaaattgattatcAAGAGTGTTTCTAGTAATAACAGACAAACATTGATGTTTACTGCCACCTGGCCAAAGGAAGTCAGAGAGTTGGCATCAGGTTTCATGAAGAACCCTATCAAAGTTAACGTTGGTAACAGAGATGAATTGACAGCcaataaaagaatcaagCAAATCgttgaagttattgatCCTtatgataaagaaaagagacTAATCCAACTATTGCACCAATATCAATCCAAAAACAAGGACGACAAGATTTTAATTTTTGCGCTCTATAAGAAGGAGGCAAGTAGAATCGAAAGAACTTTGAACTATAAGGGATTCCAGGTTGCTGCATTGCATGGTGACCTATCGCAAGTCCAACGTCAACAGGCTCTAGAATCGTTCAAGAGAGGTGAGTGCAACCTGCTTTTAGCGACTGATGTGGCAGCCAGAGGTTTGGATATTCCAAATGTGAAAGTTGTCATTAATTTAACTTTCCCGCTAACCATTGAGGACTATGTTCACAGAATCGGAAGAACCGGAAGAGCAGGTAAAACTGGTATCGCACACACTTTATTCACAGACCACGAGAAACATCTCGCTGGTGCTCTAGGTAACGTCCTCAGAGGTGCAGACCAGGAAGTTCCTGATGAACTTATGAAGTTTGGCTCCCACACCAAGAAGAAGACTCACAGTGCCTATGGtgccttcttcaaaaatgtGGACACTACTAAAAAGGCTAAGAAAATCACCTTCGATTAA
- a CDS encoding uncharacterized protein (PKUD0C11230; similar to Saccharomyces cerevisiae YIL014W (MNT3); ancestral locus Anc_7.123) produces the protein MLLFRRSKRLILVATLVVLVLNVYLYFTPAAPNIVFDESYEGTFKGKFLKTIKTVKDLKSENFYKKWSLIGYLDDLVHEPIETASFTNSVDPFQLLEEYEQKDENAQYKDMTQLEKAQFYVEHIIPESKYKFRPIQETIYKDAFAPKKFISSRLKKWLKIKKQLSEDEQKALGVNDEWFKQVVSGVKNEKLAHNEVSAKEMKNAFTHLKFFSNIFLKNDQVSSDTQLQEFCSIAQSKLFSWLNGNYPTFTKYDHHTRPTVIDPYTETTHLKESCFVKSLQSSLNGRGLVITAHDPLVPELAGLLALLRITGNEYPIQIFHKNDLSLDSIRVINDIASSPIMKLPKSVPEFRVPLNLKPLDITYVNVNDVIDSKYKHFYGGFGMKLLAYLFNTFEEMIMLDTDTVIVDSIENFFNSPQYQESHAYFFKDRALNSFIYEGIVDYFKSYLNYDKEVHYLGLPKVKDETLNNRFFGEFARHFMESGLFVINKKEKFDGVLASTIAQMFKLFSGSLHGEKEFIWLGQEIMGNSYTFNTNPAIAVGEFSPDRGILSNEICTTHPAHIGDHHELLWINSGFLTCKKYDSYYKDINFQRNAGKKLIDLKKEYLSPVIIKDAIIPPPAEYTINVKKSKEPTRGWTMTHQCSGYMWCAYDIIGGSKALNIPRGTAFSFPEENTKAWEYLGRLWVNYFNIGYSGGADQGYIDGDFYDELGLEEMDVFKDVQDPPELDLDTVSTASLSESGAVEDEEAGDGNSHGNLEKGKKINKGAIEEDEGEPMDEEVENEPGTGDLETESGVAEGESGIDKVINENNDGYYKRSLLRYH, from the coding sequence ATGCTGCTCTTTCGTCGAAGTAAACGACTCATCCTGGTAGCTACGCTTGTCGTACTTGTCCTCAAtgtttatttatattttacaCCGGCTGCCCCAAATATAGTATTCGATGAATCGTATGAGGGAACATTCAAAGGTAAGTTCCTAAAAACTATCAAAACTGTGAAAGACTTGAAATCTGAAAACTTCTACAAGAAGTGGTCATTGATTGGCTATTTGGATGATTTAGTTCACGAACCTATTGAGACTGCAAGTTTTACTAACTCGGTAGATCCGTTCCAACTACTAGAGGAGTATGAGCAGAAAGACGAAAATGCACAGTACAAGGATATGACCCAATTGGAAAAGGCGCAGTTTTATGTAGAACACATTATACCTGAATCAAAATATAAGTTCAGGCCTATCCAAGAAACCATTTACAAAGACGCTTTTGCTCCTAAGAAATTTATCAGTTCtaggttgaagaaatggcTGAAAATTAAGAAGCAGCTCTCCGAAGACGAACAAAAAGCGTTAGGTGTCAACGACGAATGGTTCAAGCAAGTTGTCTCCGGTgtcaaaaatgaaaaattggcGCACAATGAAGTCTCTGCAAAGGAAATGAAGAACGCATTTACccatttgaaattcttctctaatatattcttgaaaaatgatcAAGTTTCAAGCGATACGCAATTACAAgaattttgttcaataGCACAATCAAAATTGTTTTCATGGTTGAACGGGAACTATCCTACATTCACCAAGTACGATCACCATACAAGACCTACGGTGATTGATCCATATACAGAGACAACCCACTTGAAAGAGTCATGCTTTGTAAAAAGCTTGCAGTCGAGCTTGAACGGTAGAGGCTTGGTTATCACTGCACATGATCCGCTTGTACCAGAACTGGCTGGTCTTTTAGCTCTCCTAAGAATAACTGGTAATGAATATCCTATCCAAATATTCCACAAAAATGATTTATCATTAGACTCTATCCGAGTTATTAACGATATAGCATCTTCACCTATCATGAAATTGCCCAAGTCAGTCCCAGAATTTAGAGTTCCACTGAATTTGAAACCACTAGATATTACTTATGTTAACGTTAACGATGTAATTGATTCCAAATATAAGCACTTCTATGGCGGTTTTGGTATGAAACTATTGGCGTATTTGTTTAAcacttttgaagaaatgatCATGCTTGATACTGATACGGTGATAGTTGATagcattgaaaattttttcaattcccCGCAATATCAAGAATCCCAtgcatattttttcaaagatagAGCTTTAAATTCTTTTATCTACGAAGGCATAGTTGATTATTTCAAATCGTATCTAAATTACGATAAAGAAGTTCACTATCTGGGGCTACCTAAAGTCAAAGATGAGACTTTAAATAACAGGTTTTTCGGAGAATTTGCCAGACATTTTATGGAATCAGGCTTATTTGTCATTaataagaaagaaaaattcgATGGTGTCTTAGCATCAACAATTGCACAAATGTTCAAATTATTCTCTGGGTCCCTTCATGGCGAAAAGGAATTTATCTGGCTGGGTCAAGAAATTATGGGAAACTCGTACACCTTTAATACCAACCCAGCTATTGCTGTCGGTGAATTTTCACCAGATAGGGGGATCTTGAGTAACGAAATCTGTACCACTCACCCTGCGCACATTGGTGATCATCACGAATTGTTATGGATTAATTCAGGTTTCTTAACATGTAAGAAATATGATTCCTATTACAAGGATATTAATTTCCAGAGAAACGCAGgcaagaaattgattgatttgaagaaagaatatTTGTCCCCAGTCATCATTAAGGATGCAATTATACCACCTCCTGCTGAGTACACAATCAACGTaaagaaaagcaaagaGCCTACCCGTGGATGGACAATGACTCACCAATGTTCGGGTTATATGTGGTGTGCGTATGATATTATTGGCGGATCCAAGGCACTGAATATTCCTAGAGGTACTGCTTTTAGTTTTCCCGAGGAAAACACCAAAGCGTGGGAATACCTAGGAAGGTTGTGGGTAAATTACTTCAACATTGGCTACAGTGGGGGTGCAGATCAGGGTTATATTGATGGTGACTTCTATGACGAGTTGGGGCTAGAAGAGATGGATGTATTCAAAGATGTCCAAGACCCTCCTGAATTAGACCTCGACACAGTTTCGACAGCGTCATTATCAGAAAGTGGtgctgttgaagatgaagaagcGGGGGATGGAAATTCACACGGAAATCTAGAAAAAGgcaagaaaataaacaaagGAGCTATAGAAGAAGACGAGGGAGAACCAATGGATGAGGAAGTGGAAAATGAGCCTGGTACTGGAGACCTAGAAACTGAAAGTGGAGTGGCCGAAGGTGAATCAGGTATCGACAAAgtaatcaatgaaaataatgacGGCTACTATAAGAGGTCACTTCTCCGTTATCATTAA
- a CDS encoding uncharacterized protein (PKUD0C11250; similar to Saccharomyces cerevisiae YGR189C (CRH1); ancestral locus Anc_5.159) has product MRSVFGTGKKSWPRVALMALALQASQASAADSVNTVSATSVASCDPLSATSCAPDPALATSISDDFKQASEHYIPYRTPSEIFYGDDGLTLTLSKRYDNPSLVSDFYIMFGKVQVLLKSASGQGIVSSFYLQSDDKDEIDFEWLGGDGTQMQSNFFSKGDTTTYDRGEYHNMADPRADFHNYTLEWNENSCSWYIDGTVVRTLSSDSSQGYPQTPMRLFFGIWAGGDPSNQPGTIEWAGGETDYSDAPFSMHIKNLVVSDYSTGSSYSYSGTSGSWESIDCKDGSVNGREKIANAEFAALVGGNTISTESTKGGSSSTSTTSASTTSTASSELTSSSPTPTSSTSSSSSTSSTSSSSSSSSSSSSSSSSSSSISTFSTSASSSELTSADVTSTSKTEASITANSLPTSTTDQDSEENSIGEASTTSESSETVSLKDEYLKSSTITTSTQSSTETHKQSISVSTENNDSHSVSDEFSNGANAATSSFLGLSLFFLALL; this is encoded by the coding sequence ATGCGTTCGGTATTCGGTACAGGCAAAAAGAGCTGGCCAAGAGTAGCATTAATGGCATTGGCTCTTCAAGCTTCTCAAGCTTCTGCAGCTGATAGCGTCAACACTGTTTCGGCAACTTCCGTTGCTTCTTGTGATCCACTATCTGCAACCTCATGTGCTCCAGATCCAGCATTAGCAACATCCATCAGTGACGATTTCAAGCAAGCCTCAGAGCACTACATTCCATATAGGACACCAAGCGAAATCTTCTACGGTGATGATGGTCTCACGCTCACGTTGAGTAAAAGATACGACAACCCATCCTTAGTGTCTGATTTCTACATTATGTTTGGTAAGGTTCAAGTTTTACTAAAGTCTGCATCGGGTCAGGGTATAGTATCGTCATTCTATCTACAGTCAGATGATAAGGATgagattgattttgagtGGCTTGGTGGTGATGGCACCCAAATGCAATCAAACTTCTTCTCTAAAGGTGATACTACGACTTATGATAGGGGTGAATATCATAATATGGCGGATCCAAGGGCTGATTTTCATAACTATACCCTTGAGTGGAACGAAAACAGCTGCTCCTGGTATATCGATGGGACAGTTGTCAGAACCTTATCCAGTGATAGCTCCCAGGGTTACCCACAAACTCCAATGAGACTCTTCTTTGGTATTTGGGCGGGCGGTGACCCAAGCAATCAACCAGGTACAATTGAATGGGCTGGTGGTGAAACCGATTATAGTGATGCGCCATTTTCAATGCATATTAAGAATCTAGTTGTTTCTGATTACTCAACAGGTTCATCTTATTCTTACTCTGGTACTTCTGGTAGTTGGGAATCGATTGATTGTAAGGATGGTTCTGTCAACGGTAGAGAGAAAATTGCTAACGCAGAATTTGCTGCATTGGTTGGCGGTAATACGATTTCTACGGAGTCCACTAAAGGTGGTTCTTCGTCCACTTCTACTACTTCTGCTTCTACTACTTCTACAGCATCTTCAGAATTGACTTCATCAAGCCCAACTCCCACTTCTTCcacttcttcctcttcttccacTTCTTCcacttcttcctcttcttcctcttcttcctcttcttcctcttcttcctcttcttcctcttccaTTTCCACTTTTTCCACTTCAGCATCCTCTTCAGAATTGACTTCAGCAGATGTGACTTCCACCAGCAAAACTGAAGCGTCAATTACTGCAAACTCTTTGccaacttcaacaacagatcAGGATAGTGAAGAGAACAGCATTGGAGAAGCTTCTACTACCTCTGAAAGCAGCGAAACTGTTTCATTGAAGGATGAATACTTAAAGTCTTCAACTATTACCACCAGCACACAATCATCTACCGAAACTCATAAGCAATCCATCTCGGTATCCACTGAGAATAACGATTCCCATAGCGTATCCGATGAGTTTTCCAATGGGGCAAACGCAGCTACATCGTCTTTCCTAGGGTTGTCATTGTTCTTTTTGGCCTTGCTTTAA
- a CDS encoding uncharacterized protein (PKUD0C11240; similar to Saccharomyces cerevisiae YPL196W (OXR1); ancestral locus Anc_6.203), with protein MSRSPLEKFRTIFKRSSSNSSRSNSTQSENNSLTMGGENYDYDEPPLTPLELHGYKSTTKHRLLNKELAEELRQHVPALLQISHDWELLYSIEQSGTSLQTLYDKCQPQIGESVNRRRGYLIVVQDTRKNIFGAYINEHLRPLDKKIYYGNGDCFLWKLEKGDVKDLNNKHQSIEKKGVSLNLKVFPFTSVNDFVIYSNNQFISVGSGDGKFGLWIDSNLSIGASDSVDTFGNEPLSDRKKFYILGLEIWKIC; from the coding sequence ATGTCACGATCACCACTGGAAAAATTTAGAACTATCTTCAAGAGAAGTTCATCAAACTCAAGCCGCAGTAACAGCACTCAGAGTGAAAATAACAGCTTAACAATGGGGGGTGAAAACTATGATTATGACGAACCACCTTTAACACCGTTGGAGTTGCATGGCTACAAAAGTACAACAAAACATCGTTTACTGAACAAAGAGTTAGCAGAAGAGTTGAGGCAGCATGTTCCAGCTTTATTACAGATTAGCCATGATTGGGAATTGCTTTACTCGATTGAACAGTCAGGCACGTCGTTACAAACATTGTATGACAAATGCCAACCTCAAATAGGAGAGAGCGTGAATCGACGTAGAGGGTATCTGATAGTGGTCCAGGATACAaggaaaaatatttttggtgCATATATCAACGAGCATCTAAGGCCTCTAGATAAGAAGATATACTACGGAAACGGTGACTGCtttctttggaaattgGAAAAGGGCGATGTTAAAGACCTGAATAACAAACATCAATCCATAGAGAAAAAGGGGGTATCCCTGAATTTGAAGGTTTTCCCATTTACATCAGTTAATGACTTTGTCATTTATTCCAATAACCAATTCATTAGTGTTGGTTCTGGTGACGGCAAATTTGGTCTTTGGATagattcaaatttatcaattggTGCCTCCGATTCAGTCGATACTTTTGGAAATGAGCCTTTGTCTGATAgaaaaaagttttataTACTAGGACTGgagatttggaaaatatgCTGA
- a CDS encoding uncharacterized protein (PKUD0C11270; similar to Saccharomyces cerevisiae YJL012C (VTC4); ancestral locus Anc_5.161), translated as MKFGETLKSSLIKDYAYYYIRYDELKHVLKKGLESNYGKWNNTLEEQFVDTMEQELDKVYNFFKLKHKEILRRVKEVETLVEKTVQASKNAVDIEEFEYFEQDFQDLEEELSDIIGDVHDLNTFTRLNYIGFQKILKKHDKLTKFILKPIFQARLNAKSFFKDNLDGLIVKLSKLYDLVRTKGNPVKGDSSAGGKMQNFVRQTTKYWVHPDNITELKLIILKHLPVLVFNPNKEFETEDSAISSIYFDNREMDLYYGRLLKTEGAEAIRIRWYGGMSTDTCFIERKTHREDWTGEKSVKARFPIKESKVNDFLHGQFTAKQLFEKARKEGKKSTQEIDSLERLAQEVQYRVLKDKMRPVVRTFYNRTAFQLPGDARVRISLDTELSMIREDNFDGIDRTHGNWRRMDIGVDYPFSQLPESDIERFPYAVLEVKLQTQMGQEPPQWVREMVSSHLVEAVPKFSKFIHGTSTLLPEMVTLVPFWQPQMDIDIRKPKQDASYGIISKHRLNGIGHGEMDEEELAGAAGYGSVVINESENRTESSFASISSTKNGGLLGPLIDWYKKATLPDHSFNKVPEGTRFESTFEAPPGKKIAVPVRVEPKVYFATERTFLSWLSISLIFGATATTLMNYGDLVSLITAGCFYLTAMLTIIYSSGVYVFRVFSIRNKRAVRYDDQLGPRLVCVALALSVGTSFLFRFLNWS; from the coding sequence ATGAAGTTTGGTGAGACATTGAAGTCCTCTCTTATCAAAGACTATGCGTACTACTACATACGTTACGACGAGCTCAAGCATGTCCTAAAGAAGGGATTGGAATCTAACTATGGCAAGTGGAACAATACCCTTGAGGAGCAGTTTGTCGACACTATGGAGCAAGAGTTGGACAAGGTATACAACTTCTTTAAGTTGAAGCACAAGGAAATCCTAAGAAGAGTGAAAGAGGTTGAGACTTTGGTCGAGAAAACAGTCCAAGCTTCCAAGAACgctgttgatattgaagagtttgaatattttgagCAAGATTTCCAAGACTTGGAGGAAGAATTGTCGGATATCATTGGTGATGTTCACGACTTGAACACATTTACAAGGCTTAACTATATTGGATTCCaaaaaatcttgaaaaaacaTGACAAACTGACGAAATTCATCTTGAAACCAATCTTTCAAGCCAGATTAAACGCAAAATCTTTCTTTAAGGATAATCTAGATGGATTGATTGTCAAGCTTTCCAAATTATATGATCTCGTCAGAACTAAGGGTAATCCTGTCAAAGGTGACTCATCTGCCGGTGGTAAAATGCAAAATTTCGTAAGACAGACCACCAAATATTGGGTCCACCCTGACAATATCACAGAGTTGAAATTAATCATTTTGAAACACCTACCcgttttggttttcaatCCAAACAAGGAGTTTGAAACTGAAGATTCTgctatttcttcaatttattttgaCAACAGGGAAATGGACCTATACTATGGTAGGTTGCTCAAAACAGAAGGTGCTGAAGCTATCAGAATTAGATGGTACGGAGGTATGTCAACCGATACCTGttttattgaaagaaaaacgCATAGGGAAGATTGGACTGGTGAAAAATCCGTGAAGGCCAGGTTTCCAATAAAGGAATCCAAGgtcaatgatttcttacATGGACAATTTACTGCGAAGCAGTTGTTCGAAAAGGCTAGAAAAGAAGGTAAGAAGTCTACACAAGAAATCGACTCTTTGGAGAGGTTGGCGCAAGAAGTTCAATACAGAGTATTGAAGGACAAAATGAGGCCTGTCGTGAGAACCTTCTACAATAGGACAGCATTCCAATTGCCAGGTGATGCTAGAGTTAGAATTTCTCTTGACACTGAGTTATCCATGATTAGAGAGGACAATTTTGATGGTATTGACAGAACTCATGGCAACTGGAGAAGGATGGATATTGGGGTTGACTATCCATTCTCTCAGTTACCCGAATCCGATATTGAACGTTTCCCATATGCAGTCTTGGAGGTTAAATTGCAAACACAAATGGGCCAGGAGCCTCCACAGTGGGTGAGAGAAATGGTTTCATCCCATTTGGTTGAAGCTGTGCCTAAGTTCTCCAAATTCATTCATGGTACCTCAACTTTACTACCTGAAATGGTTACTTTAGTTCCATTTTGGCAACCCCAAATGGATATCGATATTAGAAAACCTAAGCAGGATGCTTCGTACGGTATTATCAGCAAGCACCGTTTAAACGGAATCGGACACGGCGAGATGGATGAGGAGGAATTAGCCGGTGCAGCGGGTTATGGATCCGTGGTAATCAATGAATCCGAAAACAGAACAGAAAGCTCCTTTGCATCAATCAGCAGCACTAAAAATGGTGGTTTGCTAGGACCTTTGATTGACTGGTATAAGAAGGCGACTTTACCTGATCATTCTTTCAATAAAGTTCCAGAAGGAACTCGTTTTGAGTCAACATTCGAAGCACCACCTGGTAAAAAGATTGCAGTTCCTGTTCGTGTTGAACCAAAAGTTTACTTTGCAACTGAACGTACCTTCCTATCGTGGCTATCCATTTCGCTCATTTTTGGGGCTACTGCAACTACATTGATGAACTATGGTGATCTGGTATCGTTAATAACGGCTGGTTGTTTTTATCTCACCGCAATGCTAACTATAATATATTCTTCCGGTGT